The Thermosinus carboxydivorans Nor1 genome has a segment encoding these proteins:
- a CDS encoding twin-arginine translocase TatA/TatE family subunit, translating to MNLWRFFCLCVILIIALVVFGPSKLPEIGRAFGKSIKEFKSATSDVTEEVQKAVSLDTPANKEQSK from the coding sequence TTGAATTTATGGCGATTTTTTTGTCTTTGTGTCATCTTGATTATTGCTCTGGTTGTTTTTGGACCGTCCAAACTGCCGGAAATTGGCCGGGCTTTTGGTAAGAGCATCAAAGAATTCAAGTCTGCCACCAGCGATGTAACGGAAGAAGTACAGAAAGCTGTATCGCTCGATACCCCTGCCAACAAAGAGCAGAGCAAATGA
- a CDS encoding 4Fe-4S binding protein yields MSAPIQINRELCLNDNYKKMQCDLCRKICPNGCINEELAINNKCCTECGLCLAVCPSEAVMGENFTPHALSKLFADPSTPVVLSCRRQDAESPWPCLGFIDARLLLALTACGTGGERRVYVDDRACEDCKKGIQAHLQKALSQANALLAAYGMPPVQAGAVVAHVKPKAKPISRRAFFSELFGATVEAVRQAAIAGSVCAERLPRQEMFHKYMTRKVIDIPSQQVFRSLTVSDACHGCGSCAKFCPNKAITIQDEGGAAIDIYHDPMACTSCSVCLVHCPQQALSLTWANKLAKHKVATAFLPRCTACGQIYQPIGSQTMCLECMLKKRNQVLW; encoded by the coding sequence ATGTCGGCTCCCATCCAAATTAACCGGGAGTTGTGTTTGAACGATAATTACAAAAAAATGCAGTGTGATCTATGCCGGAAGATTTGTCCGAATGGCTGTATTAACGAAGAATTGGCGATAAACAACAAATGTTGCACAGAGTGCGGGCTTTGCTTGGCTGTTTGCCCGTCCGAGGCTGTTATGGGAGAAAACTTTACTCCGCATGCTTTATCGAAGCTGTTTGCCGATCCTTCGACACCCGTTGTTTTAAGTTGCCGGCGTCAAGACGCGGAAAGTCCATGGCCTTGTCTTGGCTTTATTGATGCTCGGCTGCTTTTAGCTTTGACCGCCTGTGGTACGGGCGGGGAGCGGCGCGTGTATGTTGATGACCGTGCTTGCGAGGACTGCAAAAAGGGGATACAAGCCCATCTGCAAAAAGCGTTGTCTCAGGCTAATGCTTTACTTGCTGCCTACGGCATGCCGCCAGTGCAGGCAGGGGCCGTAGTCGCTCATGTGAAGCCTAAAGCCAAGCCCATTTCGCGGCGCGCCTTCTTTTCGGAACTGTTTGGCGCCACCGTTGAGGCGGTGCGCCAAGCGGCAATTGCCGGCTCAGTGTGTGCTGAACGGTTGCCGCGGCAGGAAATGTTTCATAAATACATGACCCGTAAAGTTATCGACATACCGTCGCAGCAGGTCTTTCGCAGCTTGACGGTCAGCGACGCTTGCCATGGCTGCGGCTCATGCGCCAAGTTTTGCCCGAACAAAGCGATTACGATTCAGGATGAGGGCGGCGCCGCGATTGACATATATCATGACCCGATGGCGTGCACCAGTTGTTCCGTTTGTCTTGTCCACTGTCCGCAGCAAGCTCTCAGCTTGACATGGGCGAATAAACTGGCTAAGCACAAAGTTGCCACCGCGTTTTTGCCGCGCTGTACAGCTTGCGGCCAAATCTACCAGCCAATCGGCTCGCAGACGATGTGCTTGGAGTGTATGCTGAAAAAACGCAATCAGGTTTTGTGGTAA